One stretch of Arachis duranensis cultivar V14167 chromosome 1, aradu.V14167.gnm2.J7QH, whole genome shotgun sequence DNA includes these proteins:
- the LOC107477222 gene encoding phosphatidylinositol 4-kinase gamma 5, whose product MSSKLDSPIQTQMAVAVMRSPLSTEYRGGNKSIEGEKQPAGRRRVFVQTDTGCVLSMELDRGDNAHTVKRRLQVALNVPTEQSSLTFGDLVLKNDLSAVRKDSPLLLTRNLIHRSSSTPCLSPTGRDMQQRDKSGIIEILGQSNHLNRMKDMVKDIVKAIKMGADPIPVHSGLGGAYYFLNSRGENAAIVKPTDEEPFAPNNPKGFVGKALGQPGLKRSVRVGETGFREVAAYLLDYEHFANVPPTALVKITHSIFNVNDGVNGNNTQRKKLVSKIASFQQFIPHDYDASDHGTSSFPVAAVHRIGILDIRILNTDRHAGNLLVRKLGSFDQVDLIPIDHGLCLPEALEDPYFEWIHWPQASIPFSEDELSYIAKLDPAQDCDMLRAELPMIREACLRVLVLCTIFLKEAAAFGLCLAEIGEMMTREFRSGEEEPSELEVVCLEARKMLVEREELSPSPRTDLGEDYFQFDIDCDEAGSDFNPKMAMDDPLTRSPKPIFGNGYARSPLSKLDESIEEGEEGSDGEYPEGPANPTHDGNIPPVSKLSVSLKNTMLSEASQKHQTYFGGKSDTDAYFANTSSGHRSANEQLPASISFVKLVDMTEDEWTMFLEKFVDLLYPAFARRKSITLGQRQRQRLGTSCQF is encoded by the coding sequence ATGTCTAGTAAATTGGACAGCCCAATTCAAACCCAGATGGCTGTGGCAGTGATGAGGAGCCCTTTAAGCACGGAGTACCGTGGGGGGAACAAGAGCATTGAAGGAGAGAAGCAACCTGCTGGGAGGAGAAGGGTTTTTGTGCAAACCGATACCGGGTGTGTCTTGAGCATGGAATTGGATCGAGGTGACAATGCACATACTGTGAAGAGGAGGCTGCAGGTTGCCCTTAATGTGCCTACTGAACAGAGCTCACTAACATTTGGGGATTTGGTCTTGAAGAACGACCTTAGTGCTGTACGGAAGGATTCACCCCTTCTTCTCACAAGGAATCTTATTCATAGGAGCTCATCCACACCGTGCTTGTCACCTACCGGACGTGATATGCAGCAAAGGGACAAGAGTGGGATTATTGAGATATTGGGGCAGTCAAATCACCTTAATAGGATGAAAGATATGGTTAAAGACATTGTGAAGGCAATTAAGATGGGGGCAGATCCAATTCCTGTTCATAGTGGGCTTGGGGGTGCTTACTATTTCCTGAATAGCCGTGGTGAGAATGCAGCAATTGTGAAACCAACTGATGAGGAGCCTTTTGCCCCAAACAATCCGAAAGGTTTTGTTGGTAAAGCTCTTGGACAACCAGGTCTGAAGCGCTCGGTTCGGGTGGGGGAAACAGGGTTCAGGGAGGTTGCTGCTTATCTTCTTGACTATGAACATTTTGCAAATGTGCCTCCCACTGCCTTGGTGAAGATAACTCACTCAATTTTTAACGTCAATGATGGGGTCAATGGGAACAACACACAAAGGAAAAAGCTGGTTAGCAAGATTGCCTCTTTCCAGCAGTTCATACCTCATGACTATGATGCAAGCGACCACGGGACATCAAGCTTCCCAGTCGCTGCTGTGCACCGTATAGGGATATTAGACATTAGGATTCTTAACACAGATAGGCATGCTGGCAATTTGTTAGTTAGAAAGCTTGGGAGTTTTGATCAAGTAGATTTAATTCCCATTGATCATGGTCTTTGCCTACCAGAAGCTTTGGAGGATCCTTATTTTGAATGGATTCATTGGCCTCAGGCTTCAATTCCTTTCTCTGAGGACGAACTATCTTACATTGCGAAGCTGGATCCTGCTCAAGATTGTGACATGTTACGTGCTGAACTTCCCATGATCCGAGAGGCGTGTCTTCGGGTCTTAGTACTCTGCACCATTTTCCTCAAGGAAGCAGCTGCTTTTGGTCTGTGTCTTGCTGAAATTGGTGAGATGATGACTAGGGAATTTCGCAGTGGTGAGGAGGAACCCAGTGAGTTGGAGGTTGTTTGTTTGGAGGCAAGGAAGATGCTGGTGGAGAGGGAAGAACTGTCTCCCTCCCCGAGGACTGACTTGGGAGAAGACTACTTCCAGTTTGATATAGACTGTGATGAAGCTGGGTCTGATTTCAATCCAAAGATGGCCATGGATGATCCTTTAACAAGATCACCTAAACCCATTTTTGGGAATGGGTATGCTCGCAGCCCCCTCTCAAAACTGGATGAGAGCATTGAAGAGGGAGAAGAGGGCAGTGATGGCGAATATCCCGAAGGTCCTGCCAATCCTACCCATGATGGAAATATCCCACCCGTTTCAAAACTTTCTGTGTCACTGAAGAACACCATGCTAAGCGAGGCAAGCCAGAAACATCAGACATACTTTGGAGGGAAATCCGATACTGATGCCTATTTTGCAAATACATCATCTGGTCATAGGAGTGCCAATGAGCAGCTTCCTGCAAGCATAAGCTTTGTGAAGTTGGTTGATATGACTGAGGATGAATGGACTATGTTTCTGGAGAAGTTTGTAGATCTGCTGTATCCGGCATTTGCGAGGAGGAAATCCATAACCTTAGGTCAAAGACAGAGGCAGAGGCTTGGTACGTCGTGCCAGTTTTGA